Proteins from a genomic interval of Micropterus dolomieu isolate WLL.071019.BEF.003 ecotype Adirondacks linkage group LG16, ASM2129224v1, whole genome shotgun sequence:
- the uhrf1bp1l gene encoding UHRF1-binding protein 1-like isoform X6, with protein sequence MAGLIKKQILKHLSRFAKNLSPDKINLSTLKGEGQLTNLELDEEVLQSLLDLPTWLAISRVCCNKATIRIPWTKLKTHPISLSLDKVEMEMRTCDEPRPPNGPSPIATASGQSEYGFAEKVVEGMSLSINSIVIRISAKAFNASFELSQLQVYSVNTSWSISDLRFTRIQDPQRGEILTFKEISWQMIRIEADAIQSAEHEMLSAPIRLITNQSKIRVTLKRRIKDCNVVASKLILILDDLLWVLTDSQLKAMVQYAKSLSEAMEKSAQQRKSMATEDQESSAPPSAQQVRTQQASTAADQSASMAKLFSAYDVCETSHHLQITHLDLHICDDIHAKDKVISKRITGGAMQLSFSSITLDYYPFHRAGDSCAHWMHYSEATKTREGWARSLLDEFKVNVEMLKTTVRDKQGPAPAQSSPQHGKINTSSSASFSPPPTQSPKTQLMSSSVVLRMADFSIYQVSTADQRRSSPKTMISCNKKSLYLPPEMPAIHVEFTEYYFPDGRDYPIPCPNLYVQLNALQLVLDPRSLVWINLFTLDLRQSLEQFMEIYKLSDSQKPDEHVDIKVDGLMLKLVIPTDRDTTCPPDLPRSISVQTSEMVATNTRHPANCTRSHLEALLQAFEEEPFFSPSFSSFPRSSSSLPLLHPVFQRHAHEQDTKLHDIYRGLVVPTMGTDALKMPAATDFWALHFAQFWVDYEGTRGGKGRPQPFVDSFPLTVWACQPAKIVHHQERLRCAAGSVLSRSTSGEAVARLQRKRLLKEYYSTDGAPTSSHSNNATLPPSNGLHKPPSLDSLSSSSSLSSSSKDGDVHILVQVQKQLSAQVSHRHYVFLMHLQRSIKALQQTLQKDLEEMGSKKERKDPSQPPADHQPFTVCLGLLLKSAEVSLLLKPVPQPEGSGSPLGSELSPSESRGTLEPGSDAGEGIEKGSDGAGSGSEGGAAKGACTVDQLLCGERLEGGATHGPAPLVPTSTTRPDSNHKASLEERTLAKTPGRWSSDEVGEVAVDGLAGGEEVAAGLDSKTQTSDALSDPLRSKDWSDKDTTVAGKMPQSVSRKGSLSVVSDLLSSSNSSRSTSLYSMSNIGRLMRDRSQSSFSVSYKNMKKSPSLQSLDNISIDSYLMEDGDNYSLLERDDVSISGFKDAISEQSATESATEAVIGQEQEGGVSPDTVSATSQSTDDPTKDIVSVLVLKVQSVCVSMEAVGESTAVALEVGQVTPSQLGNVSHRQYLSNRSLGMVSSVPMPAQSSQAGGEISSASFRAFHSPEVRARLESGPCAAAHSPLAERNGFLQLRLHGYQASFLMSTLRNVAHFLEDDSASLVLPMEISVRDTHINLKDDGPRDNPSESSPITLHVDTLIIIRRDDGSFSIGVDTAAETKPRKDGVLIDSALSPVPEAVTRVCCVPKGTQTQALPTSPPPSTKEKMLVEENECLKMELSRAKMALAEAQMEKDSLLHRMKNLKVSTS encoded by the exons ATACCATGGACAAAGCTGAAGACTCACCCAATCTCTTTG AGCCTCGATAAAGTAGAGATGGAGATGAGAACCTGTGATGAGCCTCGTCCCCCCAATGGACCGTCTCCCATAGCGACAGCATCAGGACAAAG TGAATATGGCTTTGCTGAGAAGGTGGTAGAGGGGATGTCACTGTCCATCAACTCCATCGTCATCAGGATCAGTGCCAAGGCCTTTAACGCCTCCTTTGAGCTCTCCCAGCTGCAGGTCTACAGCGTCAACACCAGCTGGAGTATCAGTGACCTGCGGTTCACCCGCATTCAGGACCCTCAGAGGGGAGAG ATCCTGACGTTCAAGGAGATCAGCTGGCAGATGATCCGTATCGAGGCTGATGCCATCCAGAGTGCTGAGCATGAGATGCTAAGCGCCCCCATTCGCCTCATCACCAATCAGTCCAAGATCCGAGTCACTCTCAAGAGACGG ATTAAGGACTGTAACGTGGTGGCCTCCAAGCTGATTCTGATCCTGGACGACCTGCTCTGGGTGCTGACCGACTCCCAGCTCAAAGCCATGGTGCAGTATGCCAAGTCTCTCAGCGAGGCCATGGAGAAGTCTGCGCAGCAGAGGAAGAGCATGGCCACAGAAGACCAG GAGTCATCAGCGCCCCCCTCGGCCCAGCAGGTGCGTACCCAGCAGGCGTCCACAGCAGCTGACCAGAGTGCATCCATGGCCAAGCTGTTCAGCGCCTACGACGTATGCGAAACATCTCACCACCTCCAGATCACGCACCTCGACCTGCACATATGTGACGACATCCACGCTAAGGACAAAg TGATCAGTAAGAGAATAACGGGTGGAGCCATGCAGCTTTCCTTCAGTTCCATCACTCTTGACTACTACCCTTTCCACAGAGCAG GTGACAGTTGTGCCCACTGGATGCACTACAGCGAGGCCACCAAGACCAGAGAGGGCTGGGCACGGAGTCTGCTCGATGAGTTCAAGGTCAACGTGGAGATGTTAAAGACTACAGTTCGAGACAAGCAAGGCCCGGCCCCTGCCCAAAGTTCCCCACAAcatg GTAAGATAAACACCTCCTCCAGCGCTTCCTTCAGTCCTCCTCCCACTCAAAGCCCCAAGACCCAGCTCATGTCCAGCTCAGTTGTTCTCAGGATGGCTGACTTCAGCATCTACCAG GTGTCTACAGCAGACCAGCGTCGCTCCAGCCCCAAGACCATGATCTCCTGCAATAAGAAGTCCTTGTACCTTCCCCCAGAGATGCCAGCCATTCATGTCGAGTTCACGGAGTATTACTTCCCTGATGGAAGAGACTACCCCA TCCCCTGTCCTAACCTGTACGTTCAGCTGAACGCCCTGCAGCTGGTTCTGGATCCTCGCAGCCTGGTGTGGATCAATCTTTTCACCCTCGACCTCAGGCAGAGCCTGGAGCAGTTCATGGAGATCTACAAGCTCAGCGACTCACAGAAACCCGACGAGCATGTTGACATCAAGGTTGACGGCCTAATGCTCAAG CTGGTGATTCCCACGGATCGGGACACCACCTGTCCCCCTGATCTGCCTCGCTCCATCTCAGTGCAGACCTCAGAAATGGTGGCCACGAACACCAGGCACCCGGCTAACTGCACCCGCTCCCACCTTGAGGCCTTGCTGCAGGCCTTTGAAGAGGAAcccttcttctctccctctttctcctcattccctcgctcctcctcctccttaccCCTCCTCCATCCTGTCTTCCAGCGCCACGCTCACGAACAAGACACCAAGCTCCATGACATCTACCGGGGCCTGGTGGTGCCGACGATGGGCACAGATGCCCTCAAGATGCCAGCTGCCACTGACTTCTGGGCGTTGCACTTTGCCCAGTTCTGGGTGGACTATGAAGGCACCCGTGGAGGCAAAGGGCGGCCGCAGCCTTTTGTGGACTCCTTCCCTTTGACTGTGTGGGCTTGTCAGCCTGCAAAGATTGTCCATCACCAGGAGAGGCTCAGGTGTGCTGCTGGATCAGTTTTGTCCAGGAGCACATCTGGAGAGGCTGTTGCACGTCTGCAGAGAAAACGTTTACTAAAGGAGTATTACAGTACTGATGGTGCACCGACATCATCTCACAGCAACAATGCAACACTGCCACCCAGTAATGGACTCCATAAACCCCCCTCATTAGATAGCctgtcttcctcttcctctttgtcaTCATCAAGTAAAGATGGAGATGTGCATATATTGGTGCAAGTGCAGAAGCAGTTAAGTGCTCAG gtgaGCCACCGGCACTATGTGTTTCTGATGCATCTTCAGCGCAGCATCAAAGCCCTGCAGCAGACACTACAGAAGGATCTGGAGGAGATGGGCTCCAAAAAAGAACGCAAAGATCCTTCTCAGCCTCCTGCAGACCACCAGCCCTTCACTGTGTGCCTGGGCCTCCTGCTGAAAAGCGCAGAGGTGTCCCTGCTCCTGAAGCCCGTCCCCCAGCCTGAGGGTTCAGGATCTCCTCTAGGGTCCGAGCTCTCCCCCTCAGAGAGCCGAGGAACTCTGGAGCCGGGGAGTGACGCAGGAGAGGGGATTGAGAAGGGGAGTGACGGAGCTGGATCTGGGTCTGAAGGAGGAGCAGCCAAAGGGGCATGCACTGTAGACCAGCTGTTATGTGGGGAACGCTTGGAGGGCGGAGCCACACATGGTCCCGCCCCTCTTGTCCCAACTTCAACTACACGTCCTGACTCAAATCACAAAGCCTCACTGGAGGAGAGGACTTTAGCTAAAACCCCTGGGAGGTGGAGTTCAGATGAAGTGGGCGAGGTGGCAGTGGATGGGTTGGCTGGGGGCGAAGAAGTGGCAGCTGGACTAGACTCTAAAACCCAGACGAGTGACGCCCTGTCCGACCCACTTAGGAGCAAAGACTGGAGTGACAAAGACACAACTGTAGCCGGCAAGATGCCTCAGTCAGTATCCAG GAAAGGAAGTTTGTCTGTGGTTTCTGATCTCCTCAGCTCCTCAAACTCCAGCAGATCCACCTCCCTTTATTCCATGTCCAACAT cgGTCGTCTGATGCGGGACCGCTCCCAGTCCAGTTTCTCTGTGTCCTATAAGAACATGAAGAAGAGCCCGTCCCTGCAGTCGCTGGACAACATCTCCATAGACAGCTACTTGATGGAGGACGGTGACAATTACAGTCTGCTGGAGAGAG ATGATGTGTCCATCTCAGGCTTCAAGGATGCCATCAGCGAACAGAGTGCCACTGAGAGTGCCACAGAGGCAGTGATTGGTCAGGAGCAGGAGGGAGGCGTGTCCCCCGACACAGTCAGTGCTACCTCTCAGAGCACCGATGATCCCACCAAAGATata GTGTCTGTGCTGGTGTTGAAGGTGCAGTCGGTGTGTGTGAGCATGGAGGCGGTGGGCGAGAGCACGGCCGTGGCCCTGGAGGTGGGCCAGGTCACACCCAGCCAGCTGGGCAACGTCAGCCATAGACAGTACCTCAGCAACCGCAGCTTGG GTATGGTGAGTTCAGTACCAATGCCTGCTCAAAGCAGCCAAG CTGGTGGCGAGATCAGCTCTGCGTCCTTCAGGGCCTTTCACAGTCCAGAGGTGCGGGCTCGGCTTGAGAGCGGGCCCTGTGCAGCCGCTCATTCCCCGCTGGCTGAGCGCAACGGCTTCCTACAGCTGCGTCTCCACGGATACCAAGCGAGCTTCTTGATGTCCACGCTGCGTAACGTGGCCCACTTCCTGGAGGACGACTCTGCGTCGCTGGTGCTTCCCATGGAGATCAGTGTCAGGGACACGCACATCAACTTAAAG GACGACGGTCCCAGAGACAATCCGTCAGAGTCCTCGCCTATCACCCTGCATGTGGACACTCTCATCATAATCCGAAGAGACGACGGCTCCTTCTCTATAGGAG TGGACACAGCAGCAGAGACCAAACCCAGGAAAGATGGAGTGTTGATTGACAGCGCTCTGAGTCCGGTCCCTGAGGCCGTGACCCGCGTCTGCTGTGTACCAAAGGGTACACAGACCCAAGCCCTGCCCACCAGCCCCCCTCCATCTACAAAAGAAAAG ATGCTGGTGGAGGAGAACGAATGTTTGAAAATGGAGCTGTCCCGAGCCAAGATGGCGCTGGCTGAGGCTCAGATGGAGAAGGACTCGCTACTGCACCGCATGAAGAACCTCAAAGTCAGCACCAGCTAG
- the uhrf1bp1l gene encoding UHRF1-binding protein 1-like isoform X4 produces the protein MAGLIKKQILKHLSRFAKNLSPDKINLSTLKGEGQLTNLELDEEVLQSLLDLPTWLAISRVCCNKATIRIPWTKLKTHPISLSLDKVEMEMRTCDEPRPPNGPSPIATASGQSEYGFAEKVVEGMSLSINSIVIRISAKAFNASFELSQLQVYSVNTSWSISDLRFTRIQDPQRGEILTFKEISWQMIRIEADAIQSAEHEMLSAPIRLITNQSKIRVTLKRRIKDCNVVASKLILILDDLLWVLTDSQLKAMVQYAKSLSEAMEKSAQQRKSMATEDQESSAPPSAQQVRTQQASTAADQSASMAKLFSAYDVCETSHHLQITHLDLHICDDIHAKDKVISKRITGGAMQLSFSSITLDYYPFHRAGDSCAHWMHYSEATKTREGWARSLLDEFKVNVEMLKTTVRDKQGPAPAQSSPQHVSLRDDVYGPLGSQERAGVGLREADGELLEWSSYTQPPAQCCWCLEPGKINTSSSASFSPPPTQSPKTQLMSSSVVLRMADFSIYQVSTADQRRSSPKTMISCNKKSLYLPPEMPAIHVEFTEYYFPDGRDYPIPCPNLYVQLNALQLVLDPRSLVWINLFTLDLRQSLEQFMEIYKLSDSQKPDEHVDIKVDGLMLKLVIPTDRDTTCPPDLPRSISVQTSEMVATNTRHPANCTRSHLEALLQAFEEEPFFSPSFSSFPRSSSSLPLLHPVFQRHAHEQDTKLHDIYRGLVVPTMGTDALKMPAATDFWALHFAQFWVDYEGTRGGKGRPQPFVDSFPLTVWACQPAKIVHHQERLRCAAGSVLSRSTSGEAVARLQRKRLLKEYYSTDGAPTSSHSNNATLPPSNGLHKPPSLDSLSSSSSLSSSSKDGDVHILVQVQKQLSAQVSHRHYVFLMHLQRSIKALQQTLQKDLEEMGSKKERKDPSQPPADHQPFTVCLGLLLKSAEVSLLLKPVPQPEGSGSPLGSELSPSESRGTLEPGSDAGEGIEKGSDGAGSGSEGGAAKGACTVDQLLCGERLEGGATHGPAPLVPTSTTRPDSNHKASLEERTLAKTPGRWSSDEVGEVAVDGLAGGEEVAAGLDSKTQTSDALSDPLRSKDWSDKDTTVAGKMPQSVSSGRLMRDRSQSSFSVSYKNMKKSPSLQSLDNISIDSYLMEDGDNYSLLERDDVSISGFKDAISEQSATESATEAVIGQEQEGGVSPDTVSATSQSTDDPTKDIVSVLVLKVQSVCVSMEAVGESTAVALEVGQVTPSQLGNVSHRQYLSNRSLGMVSSVPMPAQSSQAGGEISSASFRAFHSPEVRARLESGPCAAAHSPLAERNGFLQLRLHGYQASFLMSTLRNVAHFLEDDSASLVLPMEISVRDTHINLKDDGPRDNPSESSPITLHVDTLIIIRRDDGSFSIGVDTAAETKPRKDGVLIDSALSPVPEAVTRVCCVPKGTQTQALPTSPPPSTKEKMLVEENECLKMELSRAKMALAEAQMEKDSLLHRMKNLKVSTS, from the exons ATACCATGGACAAAGCTGAAGACTCACCCAATCTCTTTG AGCCTCGATAAAGTAGAGATGGAGATGAGAACCTGTGATGAGCCTCGTCCCCCCAATGGACCGTCTCCCATAGCGACAGCATCAGGACAAAG TGAATATGGCTTTGCTGAGAAGGTGGTAGAGGGGATGTCACTGTCCATCAACTCCATCGTCATCAGGATCAGTGCCAAGGCCTTTAACGCCTCCTTTGAGCTCTCCCAGCTGCAGGTCTACAGCGTCAACACCAGCTGGAGTATCAGTGACCTGCGGTTCACCCGCATTCAGGACCCTCAGAGGGGAGAG ATCCTGACGTTCAAGGAGATCAGCTGGCAGATGATCCGTATCGAGGCTGATGCCATCCAGAGTGCTGAGCATGAGATGCTAAGCGCCCCCATTCGCCTCATCACCAATCAGTCCAAGATCCGAGTCACTCTCAAGAGACGG ATTAAGGACTGTAACGTGGTGGCCTCCAAGCTGATTCTGATCCTGGACGACCTGCTCTGGGTGCTGACCGACTCCCAGCTCAAAGCCATGGTGCAGTATGCCAAGTCTCTCAGCGAGGCCATGGAGAAGTCTGCGCAGCAGAGGAAGAGCATGGCCACAGAAGACCAG GAGTCATCAGCGCCCCCCTCGGCCCAGCAGGTGCGTACCCAGCAGGCGTCCACAGCAGCTGACCAGAGTGCATCCATGGCCAAGCTGTTCAGCGCCTACGACGTATGCGAAACATCTCACCACCTCCAGATCACGCACCTCGACCTGCACATATGTGACGACATCCACGCTAAGGACAAAg TGATCAGTAAGAGAATAACGGGTGGAGCCATGCAGCTTTCCTTCAGTTCCATCACTCTTGACTACTACCCTTTCCACAGAGCAG GTGACAGTTGTGCCCACTGGATGCACTACAGCGAGGCCACCAAGACCAGAGAGGGCTGGGCACGGAGTCTGCTCGATGAGTTCAAGGTCAACGTGGAGATGTTAAAGACTACAGTTCGAGACAAGCAAGGCCCGGCCCCTGCCCAAAGTTCCCCACAAcatg TGTCCCTTAGGGACGATGTGTATGGGCCTCTAGGAAGTCAGGAGAGAGCAGGAGTAGGGCTTAGGGAGGCAGATGGAGAACTCCTAGAGTGGAGCTCATACACACAACCTCCGGCCCAGTGCTGCTGGTGCCTAGAGCCAG GTAAGATAAACACCTCCTCCAGCGCTTCCTTCAGTCCTCCTCCCACTCAAAGCCCCAAGACCCAGCTCATGTCCAGCTCAGTTGTTCTCAGGATGGCTGACTTCAGCATCTACCAG GTGTCTACAGCAGACCAGCGTCGCTCCAGCCCCAAGACCATGATCTCCTGCAATAAGAAGTCCTTGTACCTTCCCCCAGAGATGCCAGCCATTCATGTCGAGTTCACGGAGTATTACTTCCCTGATGGAAGAGACTACCCCA TCCCCTGTCCTAACCTGTACGTTCAGCTGAACGCCCTGCAGCTGGTTCTGGATCCTCGCAGCCTGGTGTGGATCAATCTTTTCACCCTCGACCTCAGGCAGAGCCTGGAGCAGTTCATGGAGATCTACAAGCTCAGCGACTCACAGAAACCCGACGAGCATGTTGACATCAAGGTTGACGGCCTAATGCTCAAG CTGGTGATTCCCACGGATCGGGACACCACCTGTCCCCCTGATCTGCCTCGCTCCATCTCAGTGCAGACCTCAGAAATGGTGGCCACGAACACCAGGCACCCGGCTAACTGCACCCGCTCCCACCTTGAGGCCTTGCTGCAGGCCTTTGAAGAGGAAcccttcttctctccctctttctcctcattccctcgctcctcctcctccttaccCCTCCTCCATCCTGTCTTCCAGCGCCACGCTCACGAACAAGACACCAAGCTCCATGACATCTACCGGGGCCTGGTGGTGCCGACGATGGGCACAGATGCCCTCAAGATGCCAGCTGCCACTGACTTCTGGGCGTTGCACTTTGCCCAGTTCTGGGTGGACTATGAAGGCACCCGTGGAGGCAAAGGGCGGCCGCAGCCTTTTGTGGACTCCTTCCCTTTGACTGTGTGGGCTTGTCAGCCTGCAAAGATTGTCCATCACCAGGAGAGGCTCAGGTGTGCTGCTGGATCAGTTTTGTCCAGGAGCACATCTGGAGAGGCTGTTGCACGTCTGCAGAGAAAACGTTTACTAAAGGAGTATTACAGTACTGATGGTGCACCGACATCATCTCACAGCAACAATGCAACACTGCCACCCAGTAATGGACTCCATAAACCCCCCTCATTAGATAGCctgtcttcctcttcctctttgtcaTCATCAAGTAAAGATGGAGATGTGCATATATTGGTGCAAGTGCAGAAGCAGTTAAGTGCTCAG gtgaGCCACCGGCACTATGTGTTTCTGATGCATCTTCAGCGCAGCATCAAAGCCCTGCAGCAGACACTACAGAAGGATCTGGAGGAGATGGGCTCCAAAAAAGAACGCAAAGATCCTTCTCAGCCTCCTGCAGACCACCAGCCCTTCACTGTGTGCCTGGGCCTCCTGCTGAAAAGCGCAGAGGTGTCCCTGCTCCTGAAGCCCGTCCCCCAGCCTGAGGGTTCAGGATCTCCTCTAGGGTCCGAGCTCTCCCCCTCAGAGAGCCGAGGAACTCTGGAGCCGGGGAGTGACGCAGGAGAGGGGATTGAGAAGGGGAGTGACGGAGCTGGATCTGGGTCTGAAGGAGGAGCAGCCAAAGGGGCATGCACTGTAGACCAGCTGTTATGTGGGGAACGCTTGGAGGGCGGAGCCACACATGGTCCCGCCCCTCTTGTCCCAACTTCAACTACACGTCCTGACTCAAATCACAAAGCCTCACTGGAGGAGAGGACTTTAGCTAAAACCCCTGGGAGGTGGAGTTCAGATGAAGTGGGCGAGGTGGCAGTGGATGGGTTGGCTGGGGGCGAAGAAGTGGCAGCTGGACTAGACTCTAAAACCCAGACGAGTGACGCCCTGTCCGACCCACTTAGGAGCAAAGACTGGAGTGACAAAGACACAACTGTAGCCGGCAAGATGCCTCAGTCAGTATCCAG cgGTCGTCTGATGCGGGACCGCTCCCAGTCCAGTTTCTCTGTGTCCTATAAGAACATGAAGAAGAGCCCGTCCCTGCAGTCGCTGGACAACATCTCCATAGACAGCTACTTGATGGAGGACGGTGACAATTACAGTCTGCTGGAGAGAG ATGATGTGTCCATCTCAGGCTTCAAGGATGCCATCAGCGAACAGAGTGCCACTGAGAGTGCCACAGAGGCAGTGATTGGTCAGGAGCAGGAGGGAGGCGTGTCCCCCGACACAGTCAGTGCTACCTCTCAGAGCACCGATGATCCCACCAAAGATata GTGTCTGTGCTGGTGTTGAAGGTGCAGTCGGTGTGTGTGAGCATGGAGGCGGTGGGCGAGAGCACGGCCGTGGCCCTGGAGGTGGGCCAGGTCACACCCAGCCAGCTGGGCAACGTCAGCCATAGACAGTACCTCAGCAACCGCAGCTTGG GTATGGTGAGTTCAGTACCAATGCCTGCTCAAAGCAGCCAAG CTGGTGGCGAGATCAGCTCTGCGTCCTTCAGGGCCTTTCACAGTCCAGAGGTGCGGGCTCGGCTTGAGAGCGGGCCCTGTGCAGCCGCTCATTCCCCGCTGGCTGAGCGCAACGGCTTCCTACAGCTGCGTCTCCACGGATACCAAGCGAGCTTCTTGATGTCCACGCTGCGTAACGTGGCCCACTTCCTGGAGGACGACTCTGCGTCGCTGGTGCTTCCCATGGAGATCAGTGTCAGGGACACGCACATCAACTTAAAG GACGACGGTCCCAGAGACAATCCGTCAGAGTCCTCGCCTATCACCCTGCATGTGGACACTCTCATCATAATCCGAAGAGACGACGGCTCCTTCTCTATAGGAG TGGACACAGCAGCAGAGACCAAACCCAGGAAAGATGGAGTGTTGATTGACAGCGCTCTGAGTCCGGTCCCTGAGGCCGTGACCCGCGTCTGCTGTGTACCAAAGGGTACACAGACCCAAGCCCTGCCCACCAGCCCCCCTCCATCTACAAAAGAAAAG ATGCTGGTGGAGGAGAACGAATGTTTGAAAATGGAGCTGTCCCGAGCCAAGATGGCGCTGGCTGAGGCTCAGATGGAGAAGGACTCGCTACTGCACCGCATGAAGAACCTCAAAGTCAGCACCAGCTAG